A window of Eucalyptus grandis isolate ANBG69807.140 chromosome 4, ASM1654582v1, whole genome shotgun sequence genomic DNA:
ACTCCATCCTCGAAACTCTGGGGGAATCTCTCCGATGCCAGACTCAGCGCCACATGAAAGGCTACGAACAGCCCGTGCATAGCAATTATAATGCAACCTTCCACGGTCGGAATATATTTCGGCTTTTGACCATAGCTGTACGTTAAACTTACAAAATGTAAGAATATTGCCGAGACGGAGAAAATGAACGCCAAAGGGTTAGACGTCACAAAGGTTCTAAAAAATGGCCTGCCATTATGAACTGCCATTCCATCGTCATTATAACCTCCGGGAACTGTGAAGGCTGCGGTAAAGCTTACGGTGGCTATCAGCCCTGCCACTAGTAGTTGAGCATCCATAATGCCTCTTTCTGACAAAGTGAAATTATCTCTATTGGCAATCTTACTTCCTGTAGTTGTCAATATAGAGGGTTGACCTCGAGCAAATTGATTGTCTAATCTCTTCTTGCCATGTTCAACAAACCAGCCTTGAAAACCCGGGAGTCCATGAGATCCTTTCAACAGGTAATAAACTTTCGTAGCGTCGTAGCCAATCTAAAAAATGTACAGAATATATCAATTAACATGTGAAAGTTTTCCAATGAAATAATTCAAGAGCCTCAATTTACACACTCAAAATCCATATATAACAAATAGAACTCCTATCAATTATTAAAACGTCATGGAGAATTCATTCATATCATCTCTTTTAGATAAATAGAGTTTCCTAAAGTAAACATTCTAATTACAAGTGTGCTATCCCGGTCCTgatttattctccatttttcttctctttttcctttccttttctttctttttactcttTATGGTATACCCTAAATTTAGAGAATTTCCATACTAAATGTTTGCCATGTTTTCAAGATAACTAAGATTTAGACAACTACTTTTGAACTAGTTGAAGACCCCTGTGTTGCTCGGATTTGAAacttattgaaaaattttgcttagatgatatgatatgatcaTACAACGTAATAGTTACATATGTACATGTATCTATCAACTAATCAACAAAATTAACTAATATTCAAATTGCTTTGCTAAGTGATTTGTCATAAACTATACCTTCCTATTTGAATAATTTGTCActgaataattttaataaagcaaaatatTCAATCTTAAAATTGTTTTAAACAGCGTATATTTAATGCATTTAATTGTTGgatattaatacaatttttttttcatgaaatcggATTGTAAGTTGGGCTTTAATATGTGGGAATGAGTTAGATGGTTAAAAACTATAAGCATTAAATGGATTATAAAGActtctattttgaagatttttgcaataatagCTACTGGTAAGATAATTATTATGCCTATAAAATTTCTATACGACAATGCAAATTCCTAGCTATGTTATAGACTGGAAATAAAAATTCGGATACAACTTTTCAActacaaatttttgttattttgcaATACTCATAAATATTGCCTAATTAATTTTTCCATTAGTCTATACATAATTCACTTTTTACTTCGTCAATAAGTCGTTTTTGTCCACACATCCaatttatagataaattaatatttttaagaagaaaaagaagaagaagaagatatgacAATACACATTTagttaatgataaaaaaaatacaatatataCCAACTcgtatccaaaaaaaaaaaaacatagagacTTCAAATCATGAGTTTAGGTTTGTTGACTATTATATCAGATCACTTCTAAATTCATAAGCTATATGAATTGATGTTGATATAATGTTCCTTCAAATCATGAGTTTAGGTTTGTTGACTATTATATCAGATCACATTTAAATTCGTAAGCTATATGAATTGATGTTGATATTTTGTAGGAACGTTAATGATAAAGAAAGACTTTATTTTTGTCCAATTAAAAATAGTTCGTTTGCTAATTAATGTTAGGTGAGGTGGGAGGCCACGAAGCCTTGTGATAATGAGGCTCAACCACAAAGTTCAATTCTACCCaattttctcattctttatTGTAATTTATGAATTGTGAAATCACTTCACTCCGAGGCCCTTTTTCAAATGTGTGTCCAACTGATTTGGAACGAGAATTGAAAATATAGTTAATATGCTTAAACATTCgaataaacaaaacaaagttgACGCAAAAAGACTTCAATTGGGTAGTTTGTTTGCACATGAAATGAGTATCACTCAGGCCACAGTTTCTAAATGATACTGAAGAAATTTCTCTAAAAGTGAACAAATCGAGCTCTATAATGTTCAAGCAAGCATACCTCCTTATAAGTATCAAAAATGTCAATTGCGGTCAAATGATCCTTATTTTTAGCCAAATGGTCCACCCTCTTGTCTTGTGCAAGTATGAATATGATGTTGTAACTTCTATGAAGTGCAGCCAAATGCAGAGCCGTGTTTCCATCGGTGTCTTGTTCGTTGATGAGATACTTCAGGTTTGGCATTCGTAGTATGTACTTAACTACATTCACTCGTCCACCGACAACAGCTGCATGAAGAGCCGTCTGCCCTTTGGTGTTTATTATGTCAAAAGCATCAAGACAGGATCTAACAAGCTCATCAATGACCTTGGCATGGCCTTGAAATGCTGCAAGGTGAAGAGCCGATTCCCCGCATTGTCTAAATCGTATGTCACAGAAGTATCATGTTGGAGGAGTACTCTAACTGCTTCAACTTTGCCCAAGTAAGCAACGTAATGAAGAGGAGTCCACCCCATATCATCTCTTTCTCTGATCGCTTCTGGTCTTTTCTCCATGATTTTCTCCCAAACTTTGCatataaaataggaaaatgttaTGATTTAGTCTGTTTATAGCATCTAGACATAGATACTAAAACTGCGCTTCATCGTGTTAAGTTTTTCCCATTTTGTGTGTACTAGGAAGGACTATGTCATggtaatttgaagtttttctgGCGATCTTGTGTAACACTTGTAGAACCTGAATGCTTTCAATCTAGCATAATGCAGAAATTCATAAAGTTTatcaattgaaaagtgaaattgTTAGAAATTCGTTAAGCAGTTTGAGAAGAAGTTTCTCATATTTTTGGCAAGGCATTTGCACTGTCAAGGCTAGAATAAAAGGCTAAAATTTACTCCAATGCCAatcattttatggaaaatatccTGTCCAACTCAACTTTATAAGAGGATTTAGATAATGAAAGAGGACTAGCACCTTCTacattttcaaaagtaaaatcatTGCATCCCTTTCCTTTCAAGTCATCATAATTTACCCTCAAGGATTAAGAAATTTAGCATATATACCCTGATCCTTTGTATATATATTGCCACGTGCCTCATCATCACTTGCAAGCTGAAAATATTGGTATAGTTTAGGAAATAAAAGTAAGAGAACAAGATCTAGAAAAACGTGTAGAAAGAAATTAGCGTGTGCGAAATGCTATTACGAACATTGTAAATAGCAATTTTTCCGAATTGATGGATAATCTAAAATggatactatttttttttttttttggtccgtGTTTCAAGAGAAGATGAATCGGTTGGACTTATTTTATAGTCGATAAgtaaaacaataaagaaaatgcaatgAGAATTACAACTCAAATCTTTCCAAAACATAACCCTCGTATATTACTAATCAAATAGCGTGTTCGACCTCTCCCCAAACtaaacataataataaataaatatgttttggATTTGCTATCACTGGGCTTATTATCTTGTAATACTTACTGGTCAATGAGAGAGATTCCGGCATGCAAAGCTGTCAAACCCTTAGGGCCCTTATGTGAGGATGACCATGAGAAAACACCTAAAATCAGCTCAGTGGCATGAGAAAGTTCTTGATCTATTGCAAGATAAAGTGGAGACTCATTAGCAGCATTAATAATATCACACAGTTGAGAATCCTCTTCAATCAGCAACTGCACCACCAAATTATGGCCTCCTCTTATTGCATGGTGCAGCGCCGTATCCTTATGCAAATTCTACTTTCAAGTAGCTCTTTGCATGCATCAACTTGTCCGTTCTCAACAACCCAATGAagtaattttgtgaaatcagTGAAGACTCGAACCGCCGCAACTTCCCACTTTAGCAGCAAGATGCAGGGGAGTGTCTCCTTTGTCGTTAACTTGCCAACAAAGGGACGGTCTTGATGAACATTGAAGAAGACCTTCAATGAAATTTACTTGCCTGTATTGAGCCGCAACATGAAGAATGTTGTTCTCCTTTGGTGTTGTTTGGGGGAAAAGGTCCTCTCCATTTCCTGAAATTATTGTCTCCAAGGAATCAAAGTCTCCCGACTTTACAACCTCATACACTTTAGGATGCACTCTCACTGTCTCTCTACCTTTCTCAAGATATAGAGTAGTTGTGAGTGAACTTGTGTATATAAAGAAtggggaaattgtccaaaaagtcctaaacctattgcattattaccaattcagtcctaaaccttttaactttgccaatttagtcctaaacatttttacttcttgttgatttagtccatccgaccaattttggccgggaAATGCTAATGTGGATGCCGGCGATGCCACGTAGGACTATCGGTAcgcgtggataatttttaataatttttaatattttaatattttaatatttttttttatttttttcccttttttttctttcttttctttttggcttttttcttggccttttcgGTGGCTGGCCACTAGCCACAGCTAGCTAGCTAGCCTCACCCATCACTGGCAAGACCCGGCCGCACAAGGAGGAGCcccggcgaggggagccctcgcccaggTGCGGCCCGACAAGGGTCGCCtgggtgaggccgaccctcacccaagccaaggCAGCCTCGCCAAGAGTCGGCCGGGCAACGGCGACGCGGAGCAAGGCCGCCTGGCTGCCGGGCAAGGGccggcctcactagatctggtgAGAGGAGCCCTCACCAAGGCTAGCCCCCGCCCTGGCATGTGTCAGCCTCGCCTAGACCAGATCTGGCACGAGCTTCGCCCCGACGGCCCCTCAGTCGACGTCGTCAAGTTGAACCTGGTAAGCCCTTGCTTGTGTTATGTTTTCGCCCTGATTAGTGCACATCAGGCCGAAGCCCGCAATCGTTCGACTCACGTGAGCTCCAGTCCCGCTAATTCCCCGTTGAGTTGTTATGTGTTACCATTTGCTTGTCGAAAGTTCCGGTGTGTACTTGGGTCTCAATCAAGCCGAAATCCCTCTTTCCCATAGCCTACACTAGGTGTTCGATGTAATGCCACAATGAGATTTAGTTTTCTTTCGTTGTCTTGGCCATAGTCAAGTCGTCCGGGTTTCGTCCCGGTGAACCAAGTTTTTTCTTCACGTGATGGTTAGCATTCCAAGCGTCTGGTGGTGGTCGGACTGAACGACCGACGTTGGATGGTGGCTCTGATGCCTTAAAGGTCGGTGAAGGGATCGTCATAGTGGTGGCGCTAGTTTAGGCAAGGGAGCTACGAAGAGCATTTGGTGAGGAGAGGGGCTcatcgaggaagaagacaagcgtggagaacaagagaaaaagaaataaaaagaaaaaaagaaaaggaaaaaaagccaaaaaagagagaaagaaaagacaaaaggaaaaaaaaattacataaattcaataaaataataaaatattattaaaaattatccacatcaacgcTATTGGTCCTATGTGGCATTGCTGGCGTCCACGCCAGcattttctaatcaaaattgattggatggactgaatcggcaagaactgaaaaggtttagaattgaattgataaagtttaaaggtttatgactgaatttgcaaaagtgcaataggtttaggacttttggacaatttccccaTAAAGAATGAGCTCAAGTGGGAGgaatttatttcataatatAACTTTAGAAAATCCATATTGCTCTAATTCTTGGAAGTTTCCGTTCTGCCACACATAAATTAAAAGGAAAGCACAAATCTCCctgtagctttttttttttctaaacttcTAAGGCATCTTGTCTTCAACTTTTCCATAAGAAGCAAAACCATTTCACATCCAGGATACTTCCTGGAACGTGGTAACTTTAGACTTCTATGCCTTCCCCATGTGAGGTAGGTAGCAACGAGAACCACCCTTGATAGTTCTTCAGCCAAATGAATGTCTAAGCAACCTTCAAGGATGGAGTCATTGGATCGTCTCATCAAGACTGAATCAACTACTTATGAAATTACCAATTACTATAGCAACCACTTTGCCGTTACAGAGCACCCGCCCTACCCCCATTTCTAACATCCCACTATCATTCCAAATCTAACAACATGCCACCTTTGTCACTAAATTTAACATTGCCAccaaaattatgatttttctagtcatttattacactaaaaattagggattgggTTCAATCCCTAAACAAATAATATCAACATAGCATAGTTTTCATAATGGGAGTGCGTACCATGGAATATTACGCATGTGACTTTTTTCTTATTGGGTGGTGCCACttaaaattgaagtaattttgtgAAATCCGTGAAGACTCGAACCACTTTGCAACTTAAAAGGAAAGCATAGATCTCCgtgtagcttcttttttttctttttcttttttcttttttctaaacttCTAAGGCATCTTGTCTTCTGCTTTTCCCTAAGAAGCAAAACCATTTCACATCCAGGATACTTCTTGAAACGTGGTAACTTTAGACTTCTACGCCTTCCCCATGTGAGGTAGGTAGCAACGAGAACCACCTCGATATTTCTTCAGCCAAGTAAACGTCTAAGGAACCTTCAGGGATAGAGTCATTGGATCGTCTCATCAAGGCTGAATCAACTGCTTATGAAGTTACCAATTACTATCACAACCACTTTTGCCGTTACCATGCACCAGCCCTACCCCCATTTCTAACATCCCACTATCATTCCAAAGCTAACAACATGCCATCGTTGTCATTAAATTTAACATTGACACCtaagttatgatttttctaGTCGTTTACTACACTAAAAATTTTGGATTGGGTtcaatccctaaaaaaataatatcaacataGCATAGTTTGCATAATGGGGAGTGCATACCATGGAACATTACGATGCGAATTTTTCCTATTGAGTGGTGCCACTTAAAATTGAAgcaattttgtgaaattagtGAAGACTCGAATCACTTCGCAACTTAAAACGAAAGCACAAGTCTCCCTGCAactgctttttttctttttctaaactTCTAAGGCATCTTGTCTTCCACTTTTCCCTAAGATGCAAAACCACGTCACATCCAGGATACTTCCTGGAACGTGCACACTTTAGACTTCTACACCTTCCCCATGTGAGGTAGGTAGCAACAAGAACCATCCTCCATAGTTCTTCAACTAAGTGAATGTCTAAGGAACCTTCAAGGATGGAGTCTTCGGATCGTCTCATCAAGGCTGAATCAATTGCTTATGAATTTACCAATTACTATCACAACCACTATTGCTGTTACCATGCACCAGCCCTACCCCAATTTCTAACATGCCACTATCATTCCAAATCTAACAACATGCCACTGTTGTCACTAAATTTAAcattgacacctaaattatgattttttccaGTCGtttattacactaaaaattagggattgggTTCAATCccaaaacaaataatatcaaCATAGCATAGTATGCATAATGGGGAGTGCGTACCATGGAACATTACGCATGCGACTTTTCCTATTCAGTGGTGCAACttaaaattgaagtaattttgtgaaattagtGAAGACTCGAACCACTTCACAACTTAAAACGAAAGCACACGTCTCCTTGcaacttattttttcttttttcttttttctaaacttCTAAGGCGTCTTGTCTTCCACTTTTCCATAAGAAGCAAAACCATTTAACATCCAGGATACTTCTTTGAACGTGGTAACTTTAGACTTCTACGCCTTCCACATGTGAGATATGTAGCAAGGAGAACAAGCTCGATAGTCCTTCAGCGAAGTAAATGTTTAAGGAACCATCAAGGAGAGAGTCATTGGATCGTCTCATCATGGCTGAATCAACTGCTTATGAAGTTACCAATTACTATCACAACCACTGTCGCCGTTACCATGCACCAGCCCTACCCTCATTTCTAACTTCCCACTATCATTCCAAATCTAACAACAAGCCACCGTTGTCACTAAATTTAACATTGACAtctaaattatgattttttcttgtttattacactaaaaattagggattgggttcaatccctaaaaaaataatatcaacataGCATAGTTTTCATAATGGGGAGTGCGTACCATGGAATATTACACATGCAACTTTTTCTTATTGAGTGGTGCCGCTTAAAATTGAAGCAATTTTGTGAAATCAGTGAAGACTTGAACCACTTCGCAACTTAAAAGGAAAGCACAGGTCTCCCTgcagcttcttttttctttttctaaactTCTAAGGCGTCTTGTCTTCCACTTTTCCATAAGATGCAAAACCATTTCACATCCAGGATACTTCCTGGAACGTGGTCACTTTAGACTTCTACGCCTTCCCTATGTGAGGTAGGTAGCAACAAGAACCATCCTCCATAGTTCTTCAACTAAGTGAATGTCTAAGGAACCTTCAAGGATGGAGTCTTCGAATCATCTCATCAAGGCTGAATCAATTGCTTATGAAGTTACCAATTACTATCACAACCACTGAAGTCGTTACCATGCACCAGCCCTACCCCCATTTCTAAGATGCCACTATCATTCCAAATCTAACAATATGCCACCGTTGTCACTAAATTTAAcattgacacctaaattatgattttttctagtcgtttattacactaaaaattagggattgggTTCGATTGCCCACTGGGAAAACCTGGCTCTTCCCAGACCAGTTCAAGTAAACCCCATCGAGCTCTTGATGCGTTAACTGAGTCCAGTAGCCTCGGTCGAGCTTCCACCGCGCCTATAATTTTCCTGCGGTATCCAAAGCTATTCCCGGTGAACCAGCGAATTTCAGCAAGCCCTGACCTTCAGCCTTGCCTTCTTCTACTTGCTGAGTTCCCTGCGGTCAACTTTAGGTGTCTCCACCAATCTCCGGCGATTCCTGCTCAGCCCCGCTGCATCCCCAGCTACATTTGGACTTGCTGGCTTTGCTTGGAACCTCTTCCTTGAGTCAACCTAGCTTTTTGGACATCCCTGCAGCAGCTTCACGAGCGTTTATTACCTTTGTCGCGCTACTTCGATCACTTAGTTGCCACTTTGATTCTACGTAAGCTAAGTCTTTGATGTGGTGGCTTAATTTTTAGTATATAATGTTAAGTTCGTGACATTTAGTAAAGCCTTAGGATATCTAATTCTGCTTTTATATTTTCCTGCATTAGTCAAGGAATATTAGAGCGTTGGACCTTTGGGCTTAAAGGTCAGTTCCTTAGTGTCGCCCCTTCATTATTTGTGACTATCACATATCTTTTTATGCATGATCGGTTGGATAAATTTTAGATGCATCACAATAATGtctttgatttttaataataaactTCGGTAAAACATATAATTTGATGCTTGACGATCATCATGTATAAATTGCATATCATAATCTCGCATACATATTTAGAGCTTAGGGTGCACTCATAATTTCATATTTGGGGCAATGCACTTAATCTTAAAATGCATATAAATTTAGGATAACGCctagttttcattaaaataaaatgtcattAGAATATGTAGATTGCATGTAGGTTTCGAGTTAATCAGTCCCATAGCATGCGTATCATATAATACAAGGCTTTTAGCAGTAATCATATGGATAACGTTAACTATTAATGGCATTACATGCATCATCCATAGCATATAATTCCATAATCACTAATTGTTCGTTAGGTCTcggatttttaatttaaaaattgcacTCCATATGGTCTTCATATAGAATAGATTCATGATTTCTATAGACCACTCATTTTTGCTAATTAACTAAGAATAGAGCAtacattatttaaaatgttcCATATtgcatatataatataaatcGCATGCTCATTTAATTTATAGACTTTACGGTCATCTGTCTTGTTgttaatttataaaagaaaaaagaataaaaagtcaAATTAGAGAGTCTCACGTAGATTGCATTAATTAGGCTAACTTTTTCTAAAATTCATATCGCCTACT
This region includes:
- the LOC120286311 gene encoding protein ACCELERATED CELL DEATH 6-like, translating into MPNLKYLINEQDTDGNTALHLAALHRSYNIIFILAQDKRVDHLAKNKDHLTAIDIFDTYKEIGYDATKVYYLLKGSHGLPGFQGWFVEHGKKRLDNQFARGQPSILTTTGSKIANRDNFTLSERGIMDAQLLVAGLIATVSFTAAFTVPGGYNDDGMAVHNGRPFFRTFVTSNPLAFIFSVSAIFLHFVSLTYSYGQKPKYIPTVEGCIIIAMHGLFVAFHVALSLASERFPQSFEDGVSVCVTYGLLFAVCFLSDLPDHEAHAWLLHRSGKGYIRKFLLDCGIHRIF